tgaattcactATACTCACACTTCACTATTCaaactattttcacaatttttaactaatatttgaatgtaaaatttacatattttccacttatttggtgataaataatatattttggtttAGACAAACCAAAAATCGTATGAAATCTGCTTCGTCTTTTAGTAACGATTCACAATAGTTCAATTCAGCTGTTCGTTGTAAATCATAACAGCTAACCGGTTCAGAAGTAACCGAGTTATTATATCctgtattattttaaaactacaTTAAAAacgtattaataaataaatagaacttCCGAAGgaacaatataataaaatgattGTATTATTTGGATCTACAACTACAGTTGAACTGACCTAACTAGAGTCAACATAATCCACAAATGAATTTCGTgttagagagactttcgagTTAAGAAAgtcaatttgtatgaaatttcactCTACTATCAATTCAAAAGTTCTAGTTACGGAGAACTtctagttatagaagttcaactgtattaataataaacacaaCATGTTAACATAGAATAAgcaacatttttattacaacataaaaaaataagaatactgaGTTAATGTAATTCAAAAATGTGTTATATATTAGTTTCCTTCAACCGATAGCACAGCGCGGAAATACTCGCTGTCTAATTGTTTAATATCCCGCGCGAAATTTTCAACCAATGCACTTAATTCCGCCTCATCGATGTCAACATCATTGCCCGTTGTTGTCAGCCGCTCTACAGCTGCATCAATTTTATCCAACAGTTCCTTATCACTTGCAACTTGCTTTTCGGTATATTCATCTTCGAACTCGCTATAAATACGTTGAGCTGTATGCACAACAGCTTCGGGAAAATTGGCCAAACGCGCTACCTGTATACCAAAACTTTTCTCCATAACGCCAGGACGTACTTGATACAGCAATGTGAAATTTTCAGCATCTGCAACGGCAGCCATATGGCAATTTTTTACGGTTTTTACAGAATCAGCTAAATGTGTAATCTCATGGAAATGTGTTGCGAAGAGTGTGAAGCATTTAGTCTGTTTTGCTAAATGTCTATAAATATACaaagaaatgcaaattaattaaaaccaataaaaaatagtttaacttCACACATACTCAGCTATGGACCAGGCGATACCGCAGCCCTCATATGTAGACGTGCCACGACCTAGTTCATCTATAATCACCAAGGAATTCTCGGTAGCAGTCTGTGAAATTAATATGAATTATGTATGAATCAACTgtcacaaataatttataagcaAAATTTTACTTACACGCACAATACCCGAAGTCTCAATCATCTCAACCATGAATGTGCTCAAACCTTTGACGATATTATCACTGGCACCTACACGTCCCAATATTGAGTCCACCATAGTTATTGTCGCCTCGCTGCATGGCACAAAAGCACCAACATGTGCCATTAAGACAGCTGTGCCCACAGAACGTATATAAGTACTTTTGCCGCCCATATTCGGACCCGTAATGATGAACATATTGCAGACATCTAaaagcacaattttttttttaataaaacataaacacTGTATATTCATCTTTGCTCACCTTTTTCGAATGTCACCTGATTGGCTATGAATGTTACATGCTCCTGCAATTCCAAACAAGGATGTCGCAAATCTTTCAACTCCAGCACACCGGCGCCCTCTTTCAGCATTTTTGGGCGTACATAGGGTGTTGGCGCCCGCAATGCAGCCATTGCAAAGCTGACCAAACAGTCCAGTTGTGCCAATTCGTTATTCAGTGAGCTGAGCGGCGCAGCGTAACCAATAGCCACTTTTATGATCTCTTCTACAACTGATTTCTGCTGCTCTTCATACTTCTCACACAAGTTTCCGTACTCTTCACTGTACTCGGACAATTTTTCATTGGTGAACCGCACACCACCCTTTACTACatccaaaattttataatttttatttttacgtaATTCAGAGTCATCTTTCAATGTGACACGTAAATGGTAGCCAATTTTCGCAACATTATCCAAACGCACTTGTGGTTTCTCCATGTTCAAATCATCTGCCGCTTTTTGCTGCAGGCGCTCCATTTTAGCTAAGATGCGTGACATATCATTTTTCATGTCCTGCAGTTGCTCATCGAAAGAAGCTTTCACAAGGTAATCTCCGGCTTCGATAGCTTCAAAATCGACCACTTGCTCTACCAATTGCTTTAAACCAGACAGATCTTCTAAGAGAGATTTCATGGCCACACAAAGCACATTTTTCACAGTGGCATTTTCGAGGCTTAGTAGCGTATTTACTATGCGTGGCGTGCGCAAAATGACTTGATAAACTCGAAAGAGGTCCTGCATGGTAGCTTTTTGACGTAGCAGACGTTTGGTTAGCATCAGCACATCAGGTATACGTTTTAAGTAATCATCATGTAGCGTACTTAGGGTGCCCGGTGATTCCAGCAGACACTGTACGATGTCGTGACGATCATTAAGAATTTCAATACTACGTAGAGGTTGTTTTATCCATTGAGCAAGCAGGCGATGTCCTTGTGGAGTACGACAATGATCCAGCACACCCAATATGCTCTGCCAGTGATAGCCTGGAGAGTTGGGATGCGTACCGGGTTTTGGTAAAATGTTAAGAGCTGCCACAGCTGCCGAATCCAAGTGTACAAACCTGGAAGACACGAGTAAATAcagtataaaaatgcatattaTTTGATTCATTTACAAACCGTTTAAGATTTAGCTGCTTCATTTGGTAGTGACCTAAATTGCTTGCGTCGTTAACGaggtttaaatatttaatagccACACGTAACGCCTCCATAGCCATGGTGAGTTGCATTTCTGGCAATGTTAATGCATCTTCTTGCTGACCTTTCGCAAAACGTATCAAGCGATTCAGGTCTTGCAACAAGTCGTTCTTTTCAGCTGGTGTAGCCGCTGAACGTTTTGGCACAGTAACACCCACATTATTGCGCTCCAACAGTTGTTTCACTGCTACATACtataattcgcaaaaaatataaatagcaataTGCTGCTAATTGagctaaaatttaataaatacatacctCACCATCACCGGTGGGCAACAAACATTCTTTTGGTCCCAACAGCACGACCATTGCTTCCAGTTCGGTGAAGAAATCATTGTCAACAAACTCCAATACATGAAACTGACAATCATTTTGTTCCACAAAAGCAACTCCCAAGCGCCGTTGATTACCCTCAACTAAGCGCACTTGTAGCGACAACAAATTATTGCTCACAAGTATCTCTTTGTTGCCGAACAAAATTTCttcgaattgaattaaattgccAGGCGAACCACGGTACTCAATGCTCCAATTATTGTTGGCAGCAGCTGCACCGGGTGGCCGTACATAAACTTCCACACGAAAATTGCGCACCAGCAATAACTCTCGCACAGCCATGTTAAAGTTGCCCTTCGATAGCGTAACATAGCTGAGTTTATCGGGTTCATCAGGTAACAGGTGATGCACAAAAGCTGTGGACTTGTAGACAAGCTTTGCAATGAGTTCGCAATCGTCTGCGCCGTGCACAgaataaaaatcaatacgaTCGAAGAAGCGTACAGTGGTTGCTGGTTTCTGTGGAAGTTGataagaaattaatataatgtctatgtatatacttttaaaAACTTACTTCCTCCAATTTTGCATAGTACTTGATGAAGTTACGTTGGCCATTAATATCTATAAAATAACTATTGTATTAGCATATCTTTTCTTCACTAATTTACATACCAAGATTTAGCTGTGGTTCTTGTCTATTAGCATTTATAACTTCCATCTTTACAATAGTTTTatgttgtttaaaaattaatttactttataatatgcGCGCGCTTTGTGCAAATGCTTCTTTTTTAATGAGAGACAAAATAAAGTTCCCAATGACACTTCTATAGAGATTTTAAGaaacttttctttttattatatcaaaattatttgaagaaaaataaaacaaaattcaattatttaattacaaattaatttttttaattaccaaaataaattatttttaattctaattcttcaaaatatctttttattttctcaaaacATCAACCATCTGCAATGATCACTTTGAGTGCTATTGGGAAttgtttaattgcatttaattaataaacaaaaaaagagtGGTCTTTcgacaaaaaaatgttgaagtttctcatttttgcataaattaaatacttCTTGTATTGCTCATATTGAGTAAGTGCTGACCTTGTAACAACTGAAGCTTAAACAAAACATATTCCACGTTTGCCATCGTATCACAACGGATTCAAGATGTTGTTTCGAAGATGTTACCTCCGACGCTACAGCTCAAGCACAATATTCTTCACAGTGGCTGCATCTTTAGCATTTACTTACTACATGTATTACCAGCACAATTCAATTATTGAAGGAGGTTGGAAGATGCCCAGTTCGAATGAAACACATACACCAAATCctcaatttttatacaaaactcGCGTGCAAGAATGTTGTAAAGGAGCATTGAAAGAGGGCGTAACGCAGGAAGACACAGATCCTTTAAAAATGTTAGGAGTGCTACGTGATAAGAAAGATAAATACATACGTGACATCGGCTTTAAAAATCATGCCTTCAACGCGCTTATTTCGAACAATATTGGACCTTACCGTGAGGTACCTGATACACGGCATAAGGTCTGCTCACGTGAACCCACCGATCGTAATGAAGATTTGCCAACAATTTCAGTTATTATGTGTTTTTACAATGAACATAAAATGACGTTAATACGTTCCATTAACTCCGTAATAAAACGCACTCCACCACATATACTAAAAGAAATTATACTTGTAGATGATTTTAGCGATCTGCCTGAATTGGAATTTCACTTGCTAAGCGATTTACATGCCCAACTACATTATGACCAACTGCAGTATATCCGTAATGAGAAACGTGAGGGACTTATAAGA
This portion of the Zeugodacus cucurbitae isolate PBARC_wt_2022May chromosome 3, idZeuCucr1.2, whole genome shotgun sequence genome encodes:
- the LOC105212025 gene encoding DNA mismatch repair protein spellchecker 1 translates to MEVINANRQEPQLNLDINGQRNFIKYYAKLEEKPATTVRFFDRIDFYSVHGADDCELIAKLVYKSTAFVHHLLPDEPDKLSYVTLSKGNFNMAVRELLLVRNFRVEVYVRPPGAAAANNNWSIEYRGSPGNLIQFEEILFGNKEILVSNNLLSLQVRLVEGNQRRLGVAFVEQNDCQFHVLEFVDNDFFTELEAMVVLLGPKECLLPTGDGEYVAVKQLLERNNVGVTVPKRSAATPAEKNDLLQDLNRLIRFAKGQQEDALTLPEMQLTMAMEALRVAIKYLNLVNDASNLGHYQMKQLNLKRFVHLDSAAVAALNILPKPGTHPNSPGYHWQSILGVLDHCRTPQGHRLLAQWIKQPLRSIEILNDRHDIVQCLLESPGTLSTLHDDYLKRIPDVLMLTKRLLRQKATMQDLFRVYQVILRTPRIVNTLLSLENATVKNVLCVAMKSLLEDLSGLKQLVEQVVDFEAIEAGDYLVKASFDEQLQDMKNDMSRILAKMERLQQKAADDLNMEKPQVRLDNVAKIGYHLRVTLKDDSELRKNKNYKILDVVKGGVRFTNEKLSEYSEEYGNLCEKYEEQQKSVVEEIIKVAIGYAAPLSSLNNELAQLDCLVSFAMAALRAPTPYVRPKMLKEGAGVLELKDLRHPCLELQEHVTFIANQVTFEKDVCNMFIITGPNMGGKSTYIRSVGTAVLMAHVGAFVPCSEATITMVDSILGRVGASDNIVKGLSTFMVEMIETSGIVRTATENSLVIIDELGRGTSTYEGCGIAWSIAEHLAKQTKCFTLFATHFHEITHLADSVKTVKNCHMAAVADAENFTLLYQVRPGVMEKSFGIQVARLANFPEAVVHTAQRIYSEFEDEYTEKQVASDKELLDKIDAAVERLTTTGNDVDIDEAELSALVENFARDIKQLDSEYFRAVLSVEGN